From the Lolium rigidum isolate FL_2022 chromosome 2, APGP_CSIRO_Lrig_0.1, whole genome shotgun sequence genome, one window contains:
- the LOC124690314 gene encoding BTB/POZ domain-containing protein At2g24240-like, whose translation MCTPAAAGRGRVRLNVGGRVFETTADTLASAGRDTMLGAMLDASWNAPGPGAEYFIDRDPACFAVLLDLLRTGGLHLPPHVPEAVLCREALYYGLLDRVRAARWGDFDGDRLRLAASVPGRAPGDGAAVRAAPDGGCCVAHGAAVRVYNWMLQERRPVHLAHAPVNDAAYLDAATLLVAARDGPSSSTRHGGGGVAAFSAHTGELRHRFRVAHDRQPRPFTPGALAFDNNHSKIFASCKGRLNEYGVAAWDAATGEQTDFFYEPPACALGDADGLQWLDGTSTLMAATMFPRADSSFVTLLDFRCRSVAWSWSDVGTPASLEDKHAVHAVAMEDGWSVCVVNQYDDLGFLDLRSSAGGVRWRSGSKLTGRKKVKGEETCYPKLATHGGQLFASTTTGAISVFSGPDHALTSTLRASDGGVVCDLSIGGDRLFALHNEENVFDVWETPPLPII comes from the coding sequence ATGTGCACGCCAGCGGCGGCCGGTCGCGGCCGCGTGCGCCTCAACGTCGGCGGCCGGGTGTTCGAGACCACGGCCGACACGCTCGCCTCCGCGGGGCGGGACACCATGCTCGGCGCCATGCTCGACGCCTCCTGGAACGCCCCCGGCCCCGGCGCCGAGTACTTCATCGACCGCGACCCGGCCTGCTTCGCGGTGCTGCTGGACCTGCTCCGCACGGGCGGCCTCCACCTGCCGCCGCACGTCCCCGAGGCCGTCCTCTGCCGCGAGGCGCTCTACTACGGCCTCCTCGACCGCGTCCGCGCCGCGCGCTGGGGCGACTTCGACGGCGAccgcctccgcctcgccgccTCCGTGCCCGGCCGCGCGCCCGGGGACGGCGCCGCCGTCCGCGCCGCGCCCGACGGCGGCTGCTGCGTCGCGCACGGCGCCGCCGTGCGCGTGTACAACTGGATGCTCCAGGAGCGCCGGCCCGTGCACCTCGCCCACGCGCCCGTCAACGACGCCGCCTACCTCGACGCCGCCACTCTCCTCGTCGCCGCGCGCGACGGCCCCAGCAGCAGCACccgacacggcggtggcggcgtggcgGCCTTCTCGGCGCACACCGGCGAGCTGCGCCACCGCTTCCGCGTCGCGCACGACCGCCAGCCCAGGCCCTTCACCCCGGGCGCGCTCGCCTTTGACAACAACCACTCAAAAATCTTCGCGAGCTGCAAGGGCCGCCTCAACGAGTACGGCGTCGCCGCGTGGGACGCGGCCACCGGCGAGCAGACCGACTTCTTCTACGAGCCGCCCGCATGCGCGCTGGGGGACGCCGACGGGCTCCAGTGGCTGGACGGCACGAGCACGCTCATGGCCGCCACCATGTTCCCGCGCGCGGACTCCTCCTTCGTCACCCTGCTCGACTTCCGCTGCAGGAGCGTCGCATGGTCCTGGTCCGACGTCGGCACGCCCGCGTCGCTCGAGGACAAGCACGCCGTCCACGCCGTCGCGATGGAGGACGGCTGGTCCGTCTGCGTCGTCAACCAGTACGACGACCTCGGGTTCCTCGACCTccggagcagcgccggcggcgtgaggtgGCGGTCAGGGAGCAAGCTGACGGGCAGGAAGAAGGTGAAAGGCGAGGAGACGTGCTACCCCAAGCTCGCCACGCATGGTGGTCAGCTCTTCGCGTCCACGACGACCGGCGCCATCTCGGTGTTCAGCGGCCCTGACCACGCGCTCACGTCCACCCTACGGGCGAGCGACGGCGGCGTCGTGTGCGACCTCTCCATCGGGGGCGATCGTCTTTTCGCCCTGCATAACGAGGAGAACGTTTTCGATGTCTGGGAGACGCCTCCGCTTCCGATCATCTGA